A genomic stretch from Caminicella sporogenes DSM 14501 includes:
- the addA gene encoding helicase-exonuclease AddAB subunit AddA — translation MPKWTKAQEMAINIRDKNLLVSAAAGSGKTAVLVERIIRLILEEKIDINRLLIVTFTNAAAGEMRERILDAFLEQIEKGFEDEKHIRRQITLLNKSYITTLHSFCIDVVRKNFHLIDIDPSFRIGDFAETNILIQETLDELLEEEYERADENFITLVEGFGGSREDIKLQELILRVYGFIQSKPYPKKWLNECVEKFTMSKEEFEKSQWINTIKSSIRIELNGARDVITEALKLCNKINGPKEYETALLVDLGNVDSLLRSLDIGLEKFYLNISDIDYPKFKQIRGSRKLEVDNLLQEQVKELRNKYKDIINKSIKENILTKSVDEYVSELNKMYPVMKYLERLVNRFSEKYSEKKLDKGILDFNDLEHYALKVLEYEEVQRDYRNHFEYIFVDEYQDSNIVQETILNRIKRENNLFMVGDVKQSIYRFRLADPSLFIEKYETYAKEGDSLNKRIDLSQNFRTRVEILEGINFLFKNIMSKELGEIDYTEDAYLYKGLEFKKIDNPHIELNIIENKIEESGEIDEELEEMSTAEVEARFAVKKIKELIGKKTYNAKMRQYMDIDFRHIVILLRSPKNWAPIFAEVFAKEGIPLYSDDSSGYFNTLEINIFLDLLRLIDNKRQDIPLLSVMRSPIGNFTTDELIKIRLNKREGSYYSALEAYIIDNEDKLSKKIKCFIEKLDKWAYQARYFKLDEFIWKLLIETGYYHYVGAMPGGIQRQANLRVLVDRAYQFEKSAINGLFLFLRFIDKLTKSRGDMGAAKTLGENENVVRIMSVHKSKGLEFPVVICTGLGKKFNLTDTRRDVLLHRELGLGPKFIDVDKRIYGQTLPQIAIKRKMKIESLSEEMRILYVALTRAVDRLILIGSVKDLQKGYKKWSKKTSVHNLIKANSYLDWICSALFIHKDGEVLRNLGEVFDKDISFDKNDNSRWIINLINKAEILLEENDKLETHKELKNKFKNFVLEKERKFTDMINKRFNWEYRYKNAEKIPSKLAVSDIKKVSVKNLENIAFNIPSLIKKPKFIEGKKPFTKAEIGTIVHFVMQHIDLNKAGDIESIRKQIDMMVVKELLTEEEAKVVDEEKIMRFFKSPLGKRILSAEKVYREVPFVLRKKASDVIEKIDDCEEVLIQGVIDCYFEEDGKIVLIDYKTSEVFGGNINSILERYKAQIDIYKEALEKITGKVVKESYIYLFDTDEGVKV, via the coding sequence ATGCCAAAATGGACTAAGGCTCAAGAGATGGCCATAAATATAAGAGATAAGAATTTGCTTGTATCTGCAGCAGCAGGTTCTGGTAAGACGGCAGTTTTAGTTGAAAGAATAATAAGACTTATACTGGAAGAAAAAATAGATATAAACAGACTTTTAATAGTTACATTTACTAATGCAGCAGCAGGGGAAATGAGAGAAAGGATATTAGATGCCTTTTTAGAGCAGATAGAAAAGGGATTTGAAGATGAAAAGCATATTAGAAGACAAATTACTTTGTTAAATAAATCTTATATAACTACTCTCCATTCTTTTTGTATAGATGTGGTAAGAAAAAACTTTCATTTGATAGATATAGACCCTTCTTTTAGAATAGGAGATTTTGCTGAAACGAATATACTCATACAAGAAACGTTAGATGAGTTGTTGGAAGAAGAATATGAAAGAGCTGATGAAAATTTTATTACTTTAGTAGAAGGGTTTGGTGGAAGTAGAGAAGATATAAAACTTCAAGAGCTTATTTTAAGAGTATATGGATTTATTCAAAGTAAGCCATATCCAAAGAAGTGGCTTAATGAATGTGTAGAAAAGTTTACTATGTCTAAAGAAGAATTTGAAAAAAGTCAATGGATAAATACTATAAAAAGCAGTATTAGAATAGAGCTTAATGGGGCAAGAGATGTGATAACAGAAGCTTTAAAACTATGCAATAAGATAAATGGACCAAAGGAATATGAAACGGCATTACTTGTAGATTTAGGTAATGTCGACAGTCTTCTTAGAAGTCTTGATATAGGACTTGAAAAATTTTATTTAAACATTAGTGATATTGATTATCCGAAGTTTAAACAAATACGAGGCAGTAGAAAACTTGAGGTGGATAATTTACTTCAAGAACAAGTGAAAGAGCTTAGGAATAAATATAAAGATATAATAAATAAATCAATTAAAGAAAATATATTGACTAAAAGTGTAGATGAGTATGTAAGTGAATTAAATAAAATGTATCCGGTTATGAAATATCTTGAAAGATTAGTTAACAGATTTTCAGAGAAGTACAGTGAAAAGAAATTGGACAAGGGAATTTTAGATTTTAATGATTTGGAACATTATGCTTTAAAAGTGTTGGAATATGAAGAAGTACAGAGAGATTACAGAAATCATTTTGAATACATTTTTGTAGATGAATACCAAGATAGCAATATAGTGCAGGAAACTATCTTAAATAGAATAAAAAGGGAAAATAACTTGTTTATGGTTGGTGATGTTAAACAAAGTATATATAGGTTTAGACTAGCTGACCCTTCACTTTTTATAGAAAAATATGAAACTTATGCAAAAGAAGGAGATAGCCTTAATAAAAGGATAGACCTGTCGCAGAACTTTAGAACTAGGGTGGAAATACTTGAAGGAATTAACTTTTTATTTAAAAATATAATGTCAAAAGAATTAGGAGAAATAGATTATACTGAAGATGCTTATTTATATAAAGGGCTTGAATTTAAAAAAATAGATAATCCTCATATAGAATTAAATATAATAGAGAATAAAATAGAAGAATCAGGAGAAATAGATGAAGAACTTGAAGAAATGTCTACTGCAGAAGTTGAAGCAAGGTTTGCAGTAAAGAAGATAAAAGAGCTTATTGGTAAAAAAACTTATAATGCAAAGATGCGGCAGTATATGGATATAGACTTTAGGCATATAGTTATACTTTTAAGGTCTCCTAAAAATTGGGCACCAATATTTGCAGAAGTGTTTGCCAAAGAGGGAATACCTCTTTATTCAGATGACAGTTCTGGATATTTTAATACTTTGGAAATAAATATATTTCTCGATTTATTAAGACTTATAGACAATAAGAGACAAGATATACCGCTTCTTAGCGTGATGAGGTCTCCTATAGGAAATTTTACTACTGATGAGCTTATAAAAATACGACTTAATAAAAGGGAAGGAAGTTATTATAGTGCTTTAGAAGCTTACATTATAGATAATGAAGATAAGCTTTCCAAAAAAATAAAATGTTTTATAGAAAAACTTGATAAATGGGCTTATCAAGCAAGGTATTTTAAGTTAGATGAGTTCATTTGGAAACTTTTAATAGAAACTGGATATTATCACTACGTTGGAGCAATGCCCGGTGGAATACAAAGACAAGCTAATTTGAGGGTATTAGTAGATAGAGCATATCAATTTGAAAAAAGTGCAATAAATGGACTTTTTCTTTTCCTCAGATTTATAGATAAACTTACAAAGAGTAGAGGAGATATGGGAGCAGCTAAAACTTTAGGAGAAAATGAAAATGTAGTTAGAATTATGAGTGTTCATAAGAGTAAAGGTCTAGAGTTTCCAGTAGTTATATGTACAGGGCTTGGCAAAAAATTCAATCTTACAGATACTAGGCGAGATGTATTGCTTCATAGAGAGTTGGGTTTAGGTCCTAAATTTATAGATGTGGACAAGAGGATATATGGACAGACTTTGCCGCAAATAGCTATTAAAAGGAAAATGAAGATAGAAAGTCTTTCAGAAGAAATGAGAATACTTTACGTTGCACTTACAAGAGCTGTTGATAGACTCATACTAATAGGTTCAGTAAAGGATTTACAGAAAGGATATAAAAAGTGGTCGAAAAAAACATCAGTACATAATCTGATAAAAGCAAATTCTTATCTTGATTGGATTTGCAGTGCTTTATTTATACATAAAGATGGAGAAGTATTGAGAAATTTAGGAGAAGTTTTTGATAAGGATATTTCTTTTGATAAAAATGATAATTCAAGATGGATTATAAATTTAATAAATAAGGCTGAAATACTTTTAGAAGAAAATGACAAATTAGAAACACATAAAGAGCTTAAAAATAAATTTAAAAATTTCGTATTAGAAAAGGAAAGAAAATTTACAGATATGATAAATAAACGATTTAATTGGGAGTATAGATATAAAAATGCAGAAAAAATTCCTTCTAAATTAGCTGTAAGTGATATAAAAAAGGTTTCAGTGAAAAATTTAGAAAATATAGCATTTAATATACCTTCACTTATTAAAAAACCTAAATTCATAGAAGGCAAAAAACCATTTACAAAAGCAGAAATAGGTACAATTGTTCATTTTGTAATGCAGCATATTGATTTAAATAAAGCTGGTGATATAGAGTCCATAAGAAAGCAGATAGATATGATGGTGGTAAAAGAGCTTTTAACAGAAGAAGAAGCTAAAGTAGTCGATGAAGAAAAAATAATGCGTTTTTTTAAAAGTCCTTTAGGGAAGAGGATATTGTCGGCTGAAAAAGTTTATAGAGAAGTTCCATTTGTGCTTAGAAAAAAAGCAAGTGATGTAATTGAAAAAATTGATGACTGTGAGGAAGTCTTAATTCAAGGAGTGATAGACTGTTATTTTGAAGAAGATGGTAAAATAGTTCTTATAGATTATAAAACTAGTGAAGTATTCGGTGGAAACATAAATAGTATTTTAGAGAGGTATAAAGCACAGATTGATATTTATAAAGAAGCCCTCGAAAAGATTACTGGAAAAGTGGTTAAAGAAAGTTATATTTATCTATTTGATACAGATGAGGGGGTAAAGGTGTAA
- a CDS encoding exonuclease SbcCD subunit D: MRILHTSDWHLGKYLENQSRLDEQEKFIEDLIEIADEKDVDLVVIAGDVYDTSNPPARAEKLFYRALNALAKNGERVVLTIAGNHDNPDRITASTPIAREQGIILLGNPKSKVEKGKIGKNEIIDAGEGYLEIKIKNEKAVILTLPYVSEQRLNEVLGDIRSEEDMQKSYSEKVGKIFNDLSKKFRKDTVNIAVSHIFVMGGETSDSERVLQVGGGLTVHANMLPKKAQYIALGHLHKPQKVKNTDIKAYYSGSPLQYSKSEIGYSKCIYIVDVEAGKEAVVQEVLLKNRKPIEVWRCSSIEDAIDYCRENQDRKVWAYLEIETDRILSQSEIKEIKKLKPDILSIIPIIEGIERDELNEERFKEKNIIELFKEFYISERNVEPSEEFMKLFAEIAREEGEEIETKTS; this comes from the coding sequence ATGAGAATACTCCATACATCAGATTGGCATTTAGGGAAATATTTAGAAAATCAAAGCAGATTAGATGAACAAGAAAAGTTTATAGAAGATTTAATTGAAATTGCAGATGAAAAAGATGTTGACCTAGTTGTAATTGCAGGAGATGTTTATGATACCAGTAATCCGCCTGCAAGGGCAGAAAAATTATTCTACAGAGCATTAAATGCTCTTGCTAAAAATGGGGAAAGAGTAGTTTTAACGATAGCTGGCAATCATGATAATCCCGATAGAATTACTGCATCTACTCCAATTGCTCGAGAACAAGGAATAATTCTTCTTGGAAATCCTAAAAGTAAGGTTGAAAAAGGAAAAATAGGAAAGAATGAGATAATTGATGCTGGTGAAGGATATTTAGAGATAAAAATAAAGAATGAAAAAGCAGTAATATTGACTTTGCCTTATGTAAGTGAACAAAGACTTAATGAGGTCTTAGGAGATATTAGAAGCGAAGAAGATATGCAGAAAAGTTATTCTGAAAAAGTTGGAAAAATATTTAATGATTTATCAAAAAAATTTAGAAAAGATACGGTGAATATAGCAGTAAGTCATATATTTGTCATGGGAGGAGAAACATCCGATTCAGAAAGAGTGCTGCAAGTAGGTGGGGGCTTGACAGTACATGCTAATATGCTTCCTAAAAAGGCTCAGTATATAGCACTTGGACATCTTCATAAGCCTCAAAAAGTAAAAAATACTGATATAAAAGCCTATTATTCAGGTTCACCTCTCCAATACAGTAAAAGTGAGATTGGTTATAGTAAATGTATTTACATAGTAGATGTAGAAGCTGGGAAAGAAGCAGTAGTGCAGGAGGTACTTTTAAAAAATAGGAAGCCTATAGAAGTTTGGAGATGTAGTAGTATAGAAGATGCAATAGATTACTGCAGAGAAAATCAAGATAGAAAGGTGTGGGCATATTTAGAAATAGAGACCGATAGAATTTTAAGCCAATCGGAAATAAAGGAGATAAAAAAATTAAAGCCAGATATTCTTTCAATAATACCAATTATTGAGGGAATAGAAAGAGATGAATTAAATGAAGAAAGATTTAAAGAGAAGAATATAATAGAACTCTTTAAAGAATTTTATATTAGCGAAAGAAATGTAGAGCCTTCAGAAGAGTTTATGAAACTTTTTGCAGAGATAGCTAGGGAAGAAGGTGAAGAAATTGAAACCAAAACTTCTTAA